Sequence from the Luteibacter aegosomaticola genome:
GGGCGGTTGAACGACGACCGGTTCGTCACCGTGGTTTCGATCGCATGCTCGGTGAGCAGGGCGACGACCCGGTCGACATTGTCCTGGCGGGGGGAGGTATAGATCTGGCGCATGGCCCGATTCTACGTCATCCCCCCACCGGCTTGCCGCTAGGGGTGGGCCAGGGCCGCCTTCACATCTTGCAGACGCCCATCGTTCGGCAGCGGCTGCAGGCCGAGCAGGTGGGCCAGCAGCGGGTACACGTCGATGTTCTGGAACGGTGCGACGGTGACCCCGCGGGCGATATCCGGGCCGTGGGCGACGAACAGGGCACGCATGGCGGGGTCGAGGTTGTCGTAACCGTGCTCGCCGCGCGACATCGGGTCCTTTCGCTTCGCCAGGTCGGCGTGGCTGATGATCGACCAGCCGGTATCAGCCAGGCACAGGTACGGCGGGACGCGGGGATTCTTGCCGTAATCGAGGCGGGCCGGCAGGTCTTCCTTGCGGTAGCAATGCATGTGCGCGTGCGGGCCAAGCAGGCGGGCCACGGCCTGGGTGGCGTCGTGGCCGTCGCGCGGCGCGAAGGTGGCCATCACGCCATACGAGACGGTGTCGAGGTCGTCGAGCTTCGTTTCCTCGTCCGAGAAAATGATATTGCCCTTCGGTACGTCGGCCATGCCGTGGTCGGAGACGATCACGATGTTCATGCCGTCATACAAGCCGCGCTGGCGCAGTTGCGCCACGAGGTATCCAAGCGCGTCGTCGACTTCGCGCAGGGACGCGTTGACCTCCGGCGAATCCGGGCCGAACTCATGGCCGGCATGGTCCACCGCATCGAAGTACAGCGTCTCGAACGACGGCTTCGGGCCCGGCTCGTCGATCCAGGAAAGCAGCTTGTCGACGCGGGCCCTGGAGCTGAGCGAATCGTCGAAGGGGATCCAGTGATCCGGGCGGACGCCGTGGATTTCAGCCTCGGTACCGGGCCAGAACATGGTGGCAGTGCGCAGGCCGCGCTTCTGTGCGGTGACCCAGATGGGCTCGGCTTCGGCCCACCAGCGGCCGTCGCTGGTGGCTGCCCGGTTGCCCAGGCTGAACTTGCCGAGCGCCGGATCGCGCATGGTGTTGTTCACGATGCCGTTGCGGTCCGGCACGCGGCCGGTCACCAGGGTGTAGTGGTTGGGAAAGGTCAGCGACGGAAACGAGGGCCACATGTACTGGGCACGGGCGCCGTCGTCGGCCAGCGATTGCAGGGTCGGGGTCAGGTGGCGGTCGAGGTAATCGGCGCGGAACGCATCGATCGAGACCAGCAGGACAGGGTGCGCAGGAGGTGTGGCGAGCGTGGCCGGGCGGGTCGCGCAGCCGGCCAGGGCCACCAGCATCAACGCCGTGAAGAGGCGTGGCAAGCGGGAAAACGTGGCATTCATGGGGAGGGGAATAGGCTCGGTTCTAAAGACAATCTTTCCATGATGGACGAGTCAGATGACCAACGCATCACGCAAGTTCATGCTGGCCGTGCTCGCGGCGCTGCCGCTCGCTGCCTTCGCGCAAGCCACGACCAAGCCCGCCCCCGCCCCCAAGCCGGCGCCGCGGCCACATGTTTACACGCCCGTCGCCAGCCCGGCCCAGCAGTGGCAGCGCCAGGCCGATCAGCAGCAACTCATCAACCGGCAGAACCAGCATGCCGTGCAGGAGCAGCTGCGCCAGAACAACCTGAACCAGCAGCGCAACGCGGCCACCGACCCCAACCTGCGCAACCAGCTGGATAACGCCGACCAGCAGCAACAGCAGCAGTACTGTGCGCGCCAGGACAACGCTGTCCGCCAGTATCAGGACAAGCAGGCCACCCAGCCCGCCAACGCCGCCAGCCGCCCCTTGTAGGAGCGCGCTTGCAAGCGATTGCGGTGCCGCAAGCCCCCATTGCGCGCAAGCACGCTCCTACAGGCACTTCATGCTGCGTCGCACATGGCTCGCGTCGGGGCGCGGGCCCATAATCGGGGATTCGTTTCCACACCCCTACGGAGCCCCCGATGACCGCCGCCACGCGCATCGACACCACCCGCACCGTCCGCGCGCCGCGCGGTACCGAACTCTCCTGCAAGAGCTGGCTGACGGAAGCGCCGTTCCGCATGCTGCAGAACAACCTCGATCCCGAAGTGGCCGAGAACCCGGCCGAGCTGGTGGTGTATGGCGGCATTGGCCGCGCTGCCCGCAACTGGGAGTGCTTCGACGCGATCCTGCGTAGCCTGCGTGAATTGCGCGATGACCAGACCTTGCTCGTGCAGTCCGGCAAGCCCGTCGGCATCTTTCCCTCGCACCCGGACGCACCGCGCGTGCTCATCGCTAACTCGAACCTGGTACCGGCGTGGGCGAACTGGGAGCACTTCAACGAGCTCGATCGCAAGGGCCTGATGATGTACGGCCAGATGACGGCCGGCTCCTGGATCTATATCGGCTCGCAGGGCATCGTGCAGGGCACCTACGAAACCTTCGTCGAGATGGGCCGCCAGCATTACGGTGGCTCGCTGGCGGGCCGCTGGATCCTCACCGCAGGCCTTGGCGGCATGGGCGGCGCGC
This genomic interval carries:
- a CDS encoding ectonucleotide pyrophosphatase/phosphodiesterase; amino-acid sequence: MNATFSRLPRLFTALMLVALAGCATRPATLATPPAHPVLLVSIDAFRADYLDRHLTPTLQSLADDGARAQYMWPSFPSLTFPNHYTLVTGRVPDRNGIVNNTMRDPALGKFSLGNRAATSDGRWWAEAEPIWVTAQKRGLRTATMFWPGTEAEIHGVRPDHWIPFDDSLSSRARVDKLLSWIDEPGPKPSFETLYFDAVDHAGHEFGPDSPEVNASLREVDDALGYLVAQLRQRGLYDGMNIVIVSDHGMADVPKGNIIFSDEETKLDDLDTVSYGVMATFAPRDGHDATQAVARLLGPHAHMHCYRKEDLPARLDYGKNPRVPPYLCLADTGWSIISHADLAKRKDPMSRGEHGYDNLDPAMRALFVAHGPDIARGVTVAPFQNIDVYPLLAHLLGLQPLPNDGRLQDVKAALAHP